CACTCTCAGATAATTCTGCCCCTTTTtaatggagtttttaaaaagctcattcCAGTTTCTGAAGAGAAACAGTTAAGTACTGACTCAGCAATaagttgaaagcaaaaaaaataatgggTAGTGAAATAAGAGTTTTAGATAAATATTGATCAAAGGTCCATAACAAGAAAATAACATTCATGTTCATTATCTCAGTAGATCATGTGCAGCTGagacttaaaaaataactttcacaCACATTTCCTCCATAACTGTTTCTTTGGTTATGTGAGAATCATTCTAAAAGCCCTACCTGGTCTTAAGATTTTCAAGGTCTTCAGAGAAAATAGCATAGTTTTTAGTCAGGAATGTTCCCAGTTGGTTATCCTCTATACCCAAATCTTTAAGAAACAGGAGTATTTGCTTAATGTCTTTTTCAAAATCCAGTCTCAGAAGGAGGTTGGCTGCATCTGGCTGTTTTTCTATCTTGGACAAATCCAATCCTATAATAAATTACAAACACGGTTTGAAAATAACTGCTTAGCTCAGTCATTAAACTTGatacagagaaacaagaaattaCTGATGGAGATCAACAACCTATCTATGGGAGAACTGAGATTGGCCAATAGAAACTTCTAAATACCTTTAAACTAAATTggttgaaggaagaaaaataaagtgaaaatgtaGTATTTATTTCAAAGCCATGTATAGAGGAAAACAGTGCATTTCGGGCTAAATTTCCACCCAAAACAAATGCACTGTCACCCTGGCCTAGGATCATCATCTTTATCCAAGGTTTCGTGAACACTGTTTGAAGGATGCTTATGAGCCCCTAATGTTCTCCATGGTAATTGCTTGACTGGTAATTCTGCAGGGTAACAAACtctatgaataaattattttctttgaagttaATCATTTTCTTAGttataagcattatttttaaaatatgctcataATCCCCTCCATAGGGGGAATAAAAATGACCCTCTGTCTTACTCATTACTCACTGTAATATCCAGGTGTTTAGCACAGAGACAAGTACCTTGAAGGAGTTCAAGAAATGTCTGCATGAGAAGGGGGAACATATGCAGCCCTCAGGTGCACAACAAAGCAGAAAGTACACACTCTGTAACCTTCACCTATCCTTAGAATCTTAGGTGATCTAAGTAAATGAGACaagggacaggagagagaaagaaggggagaaagcAAGTTGTTTTTAAGTATTCTTTGGTTATGGATATAATTAGATGTCAACATTAATTAGGCAGGGAATCAAAGTAACCTGTAATTCAAAATTCTCATTAAAACTGAGCATTTAAtgctctcattttttccttttatctgattaaaataacaaattaaacaAGGATAGGAAAGGTCTATTCCTTATTTTGAGAATAAACATTCAAAGATAATGTAAAACCAAGTTTagacttaaaattttctattcttaaaaatattcttctggTTAAAAACAACTCTCAAACTGATTTCTAGATGCAACTTTACAgtcttaaatataaaagcaatgaaataaaaacatttttaatggtgTCCAtgaccagaaaaataaataataattccaTATACTATTAgaacacgtgcacacatacacaataaAGACCAGAAACAAATCCAGGATGAACTAAAAATTTAGCATATcaaataaatgggcaaaagatggaCTATTCACTAAAATATAATGGGGCCACTAGCCccattatttggaaaaaaattgagaattcCTTCtagtctatgcagaaactgatacataataatgtacacctgaaattacacaatgttataaaccaatatgacctcaataaagttaaaaaattttctaaaaattcattCTATATCTAATACAAAAATTTCAAATTGATTAAGAATTTAAACGTGCACTAACtctaaaactactagaagaaaacacagaatttaaatactattattttgaCCACATAAAATATACAACCTATGCCTGGCTttctgtataatatatatttgtatagaaAAAGGTCTGGAAAGCTTCTCAACAAATTGGTAAGGTGGTTACCTTTGGAAAGTAGAGCTGGAGATGTAGAGAGGGTGAGTTCTTTGTCTTGTGATATTTGTACTTTTAACAActagatttcattcttttgtaacttaaaaataatattcctagaaaaataaattattggatagatggataaataaataagatagaaaCTAGTTTCAAAAATCTGTGATAAGTGGGGGAagggatgttttaaaaataacataaagggTTCAGACTTCAAATTTAACTAAATATTACAGCTTACATGTGCTGAAGTGCCTTGCTCAGCATGAGCTGTCACACCCTGACTGTGCTGAAACAAAAATCCTGAAAAGCTGCTTTTTAACAGCCGTAGGAGGGCAGAATCTCATCAGGAGAGCACACTGCTGTCAGCACAAATCACTTCAGCTTACTCACAATTTCATTAACTTGAAAAAATAGTCACTGAATGCCTACTGTAGACCAGGCACTTCGGGTAGGCTCCGGGGATATAAAAAACTAATAACGCATGATTCTACCTTCTGGGTGACCACGGTCTAAGTTGGCTTTATCCCAGCAGTCCAGCAACTACAAACATTACCACCATATTCCGTTATGGTTACACGTATTTAGTGTATCAATTAGGGATCTGGCAGGCAACAGAAACTGCcccagaaaattcaaataaaaaggaCTTCAATAAAGGGACTCTATACGCAGGTGTGAGCAGAGTTAAGGGAACAAAGAAGGGCACCCGCCCCAGTCCTAAAGGGACAAGGAGGGAAAAAGTACTACCCGAACTCAGAGGGAGCTGGAAGCTAGAGAGAAAGGACTGCTCAGCAGGAGCAGCTGCGATGGAGTGAGGCAGTTGCATGACCCAAAGCAAGGAGGGAACAGGGAAGAAATACTCccacctgccctccctctcctcctgtaGGTACCTCCCACTAGCTGATGCTGCCCAGAAGGCAGCTGGCAAAGGAGCCCTAGTGCAGAGAGGTCAGACTCCCGGGATGTAGAACAGGCAGGGAAaggcagaaaacagagaagaaccagGACATTTGAGTCCTCAAAAATACTGTCTGACAATGCAATCGTGGCTCCTCTAAGGCACTGTCATTTCAGTTACTTCTCAGACCAGCATGCAGATGAAGGAATGGCTGAAACATATTCCAAAGCTCTAAGAGTActgtaaattatttaaagataagGACCATGTCTTACGTTTATCTTCTCACCATAGCACTTCTTATCACAAGGCGAGGAAAGCTGTTCCAAAAGGAAGGTGGCTGCCTCCCCTGTTTGCAGATGTCCTCTGTCTCACTCCCTTGGGCCCAGAGAACACTATGTGTATCTCTTATGTGGGACCTATCACTTTACCTTTCATCCTGCATTCCAGCAGTTATTCTTATGTATGTTTATGCGGATGCTTCTGAAGACTTGAAGCCTTCTTGAGAACAAAGGGCATTCCCTATACATTTGGGTGACTTTCCCAGGGACAGATGagtaaacaattataatagtGTTATTAGTGCTAGGATGCAAGTTAGCCGGGGTTGATGTGAGAACCCAGAGGAGGGTCACTCTGTTTGGAGGGTCAGAAAAGACATGTTAGAAGTTACTTGAACTTGAGTTAAGTTCTCCAGTTATCAGAGCTGGCCAACCAAAGGAGGGAAGTGGCAAGTAGTGAAGCTAAAAAGGTAAACAGGGGCCAGACCATGAAGGACTCTGATGCCATGGAGACACTGTGAAGGATCTCAAGTAGGTCACTGACCtagtcagatttgcattttagaaagagtaCAACATTACCAAGATTATCGGGCAATACTGCTGACAAAAATACTATCAAGTTAGGAAACTCCTAACTTTTCAGCAAAAAATGAGGACCTAAACTAAGGCAGTGACTGGAGAATGAGAAAAGCTGATGGATTTGAGGGATAATCCCTTACCTATCCTGTTCCTCTTGATCCTCCGAGGGAAAAGAGGTTCATTATCTGGGAAAATCAAGTAAGAGCAGTGCCAGACCCAGAGATAATGGGAAAAGCAGAAGTTTGCAATAAGTTGCTAGACTGAAAATAAGAGGACTAAATAGAAGTTTGCAGTGTGATCCTCTGGCTGCCTTTAACTGTCCATATCCAAGTGCATCCTACATCCTACCAGTCAACAAGCTAAGATAATCACGGAGCAGACCTAGAGAGAAACCATCCAAATCAAGATGACAGCGATCtccaggaggaagatgaggaggtaGTAAAGAAATGGAACTAATATATCGTCTGATAGGGTTAACTGTAGAAAACACCATCCTGAGAGGCCACTGGAAGGTGTGGGAAAATTTAGCTCtaggaacaacaacaacaacaaaataatcaaataaaaaacaaggcaattattaactctggaaaatgaaaagttgtacaggaaggaaaacaattataGTATACTTCCTGGAGAACAGCGAGCAATATTTAGTCATAATGGCATCACTAATAATTTATCTAAAAATTGTTAATATAACTACATTGGGAGAATTAAAGACAATAGGGGAAAAGAATGTGTGTACATACAAGAGATCAACTGATGTCTAAAACTAATGAACCAAGCAAAAGCACTATAAACAATCAGAGTTTAAATAAACACCTAGAGGTTAAATACAAACAGAGCCATCAAAGGAGACACCTCCAGGAAATGGGATGCAAAGTTGGGAAGAAGCAGGGGGTACAGTTTTTCACTAGAAGTCTTTTCTACACtatttgtcttctacttatgtaTATGTACTACTttgataaagtttaaaaatgctaatttagaggccagccccgtgacacagtggttaagttcgcacgttccgcttcggcggcccggggttcgccagttcacatcctaggtgcagacatggcaccgtttggcaagccatgctgtggtaggcgtcccacatataaagtagaagaagatgggcacggatgtgagctcagggccagtctttctcagcgaaaagaggaggattggcagcagttagcttagggctaatcttcctcaaaaaaaaaaaaaaagaaaaaagctaatttaaaaaggcaaaaaaataagtGAAGGGTACACTCAAAAAGTACCTGTAGATTAACTCACTTACCTAGAAGCACTAAGTTCTGCAGAGTCTCAGAATGATCCACATAGTCTCGAAGAGTGAATGAAACTGGGGGCAATGGGGGGGCTGCAATGATCTGCACAGCCTCCTCCTCGGAAACTGGCTGCAGTGGAGACAGCAGAGGCAAATCGTCCAGTCCTTTAAAGCCAGCCACGTGGAAAGAGAGAAGCAAGTTAGCTCTCCATTCTGTACACCGAAAGCTATTTCTACCAAGACAGGCTCTTCCCtactttgcttctttttaaatcttgGGATCACTTCAGAATTAAACATTTAAGAAGtccaaatattttctacctcCTAAGAGGTAAGCTTAAGACTATTACAGATCAACTACTGTTCCTCCAAAATAAGAAATCTGTTGATAAATTTCTACTCTATAAGGAAGAGTCCTGTacaaaattcctttccttttcttcacttttaatcGGTAAGAATGCTAAAGACCAAGTGACCTTCAAGTACATTTTGAGAAAGAGATTGAGTCTACCATAGCTTGTTAACTTAGCCAAAAGTACAACATATTCTACCAGCCTGAATTGTATGGGTTAAAGTCGTAACATCCTGAAATGTCTTTGTCTTCATCCAATCCCCTCTCATCCAAGTTATCAAATATGTCTTTAAGAAGACTTCCATGATTCTATTTCTACCTCCTGTAGTCATTCGGTAAGTGACCCTCTCTAGTACAGCCTTGATTCtgagattttgttgttttgtttgttttttcttaatcaaACACAGTATGGAAGACACTGGGAACTGCAACCTACCTTACTCAGGATTGTGATTTTTCTGTCCTATTTTTTGCCTCTAATCACTAccctttctcatttcttattgccagcctctcctccctgcctccctctctccagctTGCTTTCTTTCATATTCTATTTAACCCAATATTATCTAATTTGCAGTGAAATAATCCTTGCATAGGAATATTCCTACAATAGAAAGCACAGAAGTGAGAGGAATGACTAAAAGGTAACACAAGAGAGCTTCTAGGGGTCATATAACTGTTCTATTTGTTGACTGTGGTGGTTGTTACACAACTAACTGCCTAtgtcaaaattcacagaactgtataccaaaaaaggaagatttttacTTGACGTAAATGATACTCTAAGAAACCTAATTAccaccagaaaaaaattttttacagaatctaaataataaagtatttagatgcaaacattatatatataggtataaaaTAATCTTATATACACTAACCTacacactttttttcttagtcggtaaaataaagatataacaGAAGTAAACGATTAGAACTgacattgttctttttcttgcctggtaCAAAGTATGACTTGAAACGGGCTAACAGAATGTAAACAGGTAGGTTGTTCAAACTACCAGAATGGGGCAAAGGGGACTTTTTTGAAAGCTCAGAATTACCTTCTAGAgacagctcagaatcaaagttgGGTGTCTTTTGTGTCTTCTGCGACTGTTCATTCACGGAAGGAAGCAGAGTGCTTCGGGCAGAATTACTCTCTTGCCTACCGGAGTTGGCCGACTGGCAACCACTCCACATGGAGGAAGTCCTGTAAGTCTTAAATCCCCACTGGAGAAAGAAATTGTCAGAGGACATCTGAGGCTGAGCAGAAAAGCCACACAACAGAGTTTTCCCAGCCCTCTGAGAGCACTGTCTGAGTTGTGGAGCAGTAATGACGCTAATCAATTTAATTGAGTTGAACCATCTGGGTATCTGTTGGGCTGATAGGGCCATTTTTCTTAAAGTAgcctacaaaggaaaaatataattgtcaaaaatgagaaacttactttacttaaatgtttaaaacagtattcaaacaacaaaaagataaactagaattttttcctaattaaaaggTGTTTAATAAATTTAGATGACAAAGTAGTCAGATATTTCTTAAACACAGGAAAAGCCAAAAACAAGGTAGTCTCAGTTACAAACCGAAAGTCAGGAACTtctaaactggaaaaataaagatatgctTTACAATTTACAAGCAAAAAGCAAAATCACTAGTAtaagaaaaacacttaaaaatctgtaaaTGTTCAAATTACAGCTGAACCCAATAATCtgttaatttaataatttacagaaaataaggTGATGCAATTCAGTGTTCTTGAAATTTGGTTTGAAGGAGGTTTAAGAAGCAGACTGCTGATCAAAATAACACTGAATTATTCAAATCCATTTTATGTGTATACATTAGACacaaaaaaacaggaagacaTCTATTTTGTCTTAAATGAATCACTGaaatattattattgctatctAGAAGGTTGTTTCTTGCTTATCCTCAGGGCTGAACACAATTGTTTACTTCACAGATAAAGCTGTTCCTCAAAAGGGAATTGAACAAAACAAGTTTTGTCAAATTCTGTTTGactgcagaaaaaaagagaaagaaaagccttcaaaaacaaaaaaaggtcaAAATGAAGTCACAGAAACGCATAAGCAACCAGCAATGAATTCATGTATACTATCACTGAAAAagcaattgtttttaaaaagattttttttttttttttttaaagattttattttttcctttttctccccaaagcccccggtacatagttgtatattcttcgttgtggggttcttctagttgtggtatgtgggacgctgcctcagcatggctccatgagcagtgccatgtccgcgcccaggattcgaaccaacgaaacactgggccacctgcagcggagcgcgcgaacttaaccactcggccacggggccagccccttaaaaagactttttaatcAAGAAAGGCTGTCGTTACTTTAAACTCCAGGAATATGAAGGAATTTTACATTTAGCCAGcttaaataaaaaggtaaatttgaTGTATATAATTTTACTGTAAATAAGATAATCCATATAAAACACAGCATGGAGTCCAGCATATGgaaatgctcaacaaatgttagccattattattattgattacACAACCAAATATAAATGAATTCTGCTGAATTAATTGTTGCATACaactttttgctttggtttttctcCATACTGGAATTCAGCTTGTTTTATGTTCTGAATTAGGCCAAATTCTTTAGGGTCTAACCTCCTCTTGGAGATATGTAGCTTAGGGAGCCTCCTGAAAGAGATTTATAAAAGTGGAAGTCTCACTGTTATTCTGAACTGATTTTAGAAAGGCAATAGGTATTCACAATAGTTTCGTGGGATAGgtgatttttgttaaattttggtAGAAAATGAGCCTCCAAATCTGTCAAGTTTTCCCTCAAACCTACAACATTCATTCTCTGCACACCAAAGTCACAGGTCACTAAATTGGAAGCCAGAAAACCTCAGTTATGCTACCTTGACAAGACTAAGTTTCTTGAGTGGGCTAGCACAATGACTGGCCCACGATGGGGCTTCAATAACCATTCCTTaaataaccattttttaaaaaggttacgGGTACAATTAGATAATTCCTAAGGTCCCTATCGGCTCTAAAACGTTTTGACTTCTAAGTTCATCTAGCATTTTGTCGTACTTCAAAGCAAACTCCTGAAATCCCAAATTCACTCTGAAGCTTTTCCAGGCTCAATACTCCTCCCACATCAGACAGATTGCCTTTGGAATTCAATCCATATTCATTAAAAGACTTTTATGCATACAACTGTTTatccttgtatttttatttacaagcGCACTATCTTCTCTGCATCACCATTTCATTGCTGTGTGTACCTCTTAACAACTGGTTAACGGTTCGTTCACGAAAGCACGGCTGGGTCTCATCTCTGGATCCACCCACTCAGCAACTATTCCCCCTTAGCCCAGAGCCTTGCACTGCCCCAAAGTTTGTAGAACGGAAACGATTCCATTGCAACAATGGTTAACTCATTTGCCTACACGGTATTCAAAAGCGGGTTAGGTATGCACAGATGTGTATAGAAGCCCTACGTAGTGATGTCTTCTAACACGACTCTTTCAtcaggaagataaaagaaaaaagtcttaattCATAAGTCCATTGAAATGTCATATACCAGTTCTCAACTGTGTGCTTTACTACTTGGCTAGGAATATGAATTAGCATTGAAATACTGTTTTTAGAGAGTTCAAGATTTCTACCTCTGTACGGCTGATAAATGAAAGCAGGAGCTGaaaagggggtgggaggatggcTTCGTAATAAGGGGCCTCTCATCTACCGCTCGCCGCCCTCCCGAGGCCAGTTTACTCCATTTCAGTTCCCCACACGGAACTTCCGCAGGAAGACAGCTGACACGGCGGACCTCCTTCCGCGTCCTCCGCAAAGCGCGCTAATAAACCCGCGGGGTCGCGTTTTCGTCTCGTCagtcagggaaaaaataaaacaaaatgagtcACCCCGATTGGGCCGCGAAGACCGAAAGGCCATGAGGCTCGGGGGAGCGGCCTGGACGCAGGTGGACGCGGACCCGAACCCCAGTCGCGAGCGCGCCCCCCGCGCTCCGGCGGCTCCGGCTTTACCTGTGGCGAGGCCTGTGCCTGGCGGTCTCTCTCGCGGCAGCTGCGGGGCTGACACGCCCGCGCGGAGTGTCCGGCCGCGCTGCACAGCCGCTCGTCTGCCGGCCCGGCCGGCGCGGCGGCGCTTCCTAGCCCACGTGGGCTGCGGCCGGAGTGGGCGAGACCATCTGCGGGGCCGCGCGGGAGGAGACAGGGCGGCTTGCGGCGGAAAGAGCAGGCCAGGGGGCACGGCTTCGCTTCTCCTGCTTGCCGCTTCCCTCAGACCTCGTCCTCTTGGCATCTAAAGACACCGTGAGACCATAGGGAGTCCTCTCCCAGGACGCCAACTAGGGCACGGCCGGCGGCGTCCCCTGCCCGAGGCCGCGTTGGTGGCGCCGCAACCCCGCCTTCCCGCGCCCGTCCTTCCCTGGGCGCCCAGGCTTTGCTCCGCGCCAGACCCGTCCCCGCCGCCCGGCCTCCTCTCCTCCGTCTGCGGCTCGTCATCTCTGGGGTCCCAGCCTCCACGGGCCGGGACCACTGCCGCCGCTGCAGGACGGGGAGGCGGGCCATGGCGTCCTGCGTGGGGAGCAGGACCCTGAGCAAAGATGATGTGAACTACAAGATGCATTTCCGGATGATCAACGAACAGCAAGTGGAGGACATCACCATCGACTTCTTCTACCGGCCGCACACCATCACCCTGCTCAGCTTCACCATCGTCAGCCTCATGTACTTCGCCTTCACCAGGTGTGACGGCCAGGGTGCGCGGGGGTCGCGATCTTGGGCGAAGGGAAAGGGCGGGCGGGAGGTGGTGGCGGGGAGCGTGGCCCGGTGTGGCTTCTGGGTGAGGAAGCGGGCTAGCTGCTCCAGGCACACACTCGCAGACCCGCTGCCCAAGCAGCTCCTCCAGCGGCCCAGTGTCTCCCAGCACACCCagcttcctcccctacagctccTCTGGACTAGCGTTCGCCCCTACCCCCCAGGCCCTAGCCCTGCGATACTAACTCTCCCATACATCGTCTCGGGCCACATCAGGAGCACTCGCGGGTCACCCAGCACGCTCGTCACCCCATGCCCCCGAACTCAGCATCGCCCCGCACACACATCACGACACggccccctcctctccagcccccgTCCCTACCCGGAACACCGCATGAATCATCTTGGATGCACCACTTTCCGCACATAGCACCACACAGAAAACACCCCAGTCCACAGCGTCTACATGCACCCTACACAGGCCCAGGACACAACCCAGACCCCTTCCACTGGAACTCCTCCGGTATTCAGCACTACTTGCAACGCACAAAATGCACATGGGAGGTGCACCACACAGTCTTTCCCATGCAGCACCTCCTGTATACACTGCACACAAATCATCTGGCATtacccttcccccagcctcaAACACGACCATCTATACCACAGCACAACCTGCCGCTATAGACACGCATCACAGCGGACCTTTCTCCTTCCAGCACAGCCAGTATCCATCACCTCTTGTGTACATTGCTGCACAGACACCAACCCACCACACATCACACTGTGCACACCCTGCCC
This genomic interval from Equus przewalskii isolate Varuska chromosome 8, EquPr2, whole genome shotgun sequence contains the following:
- the MTERF3 gene encoding transcription termination factor 3, mitochondrial isoform X1, with protein sequence MALSAQQIPRWFNSIKLISVITAPQLRQCSQRAGKTLLCGFSAQPQMSSDNFFLQWGFKTYRTSSMWSGCQSANSGRQESNSARSTLLPSVNEQSQKTQKTPNFDSELSLEGLDDLPLLSPLQPVSEEEAVQIIAAPPLPPVSFTLRDYVDHSETLQNLVLLGLDLSKIEKQPDAANLLLRLDFEKDIKQILLFLKDLGIEDNQLGTFLTKNYAIFSEDLENLKTRVAYLQSKNFSKADIAQMVRKAPFLLSFSVERLDNRLGFFQKELQLTVKKTRDLVVRLPRLLTGSLEPVKENMKVYHLELGFKLNEIQHMITKIPKMLTANKRKLTETFDYVHNVMSIPHHVIVRFPQIFNTRLFKVKERHLFLTYLGRAQYDPAKPNYISLDKLVSMPDEIFCEEIAKASVRDFEKFLKTL